A genomic stretch from Neomonachus schauinslandi chromosome 14, ASM220157v2, whole genome shotgun sequence includes:
- the RFC5 gene encoding replication factor C subunit 5 isoform X2 yields the protein METSAQQERQQPAAAKIRNLPWVEKYRPQTLNDLISHQDILSTIQKFISEDRLPHLLLYGPPGTGKTSTILACAKQLYKDKEFGSMVLELNASDDRGIDIVRGPILSFASTRTIFKKGFKLVILDEADAMTQDAQNALRRVIEKFTENTRFCLICNYLSKIIPALQSRCTRFRFGPLTPELMVPRLEHVIEEEKVDLSEDGMKALVTLSSGDMRRALNILQSTNMAFGKVTEETVYTCTGHPLKSDIANILDWMLNQDFTTAYRKLKTLKGLALQDILTEIHLFVHRVDFPSSVRVHLLTKMADIEYRLSVGTNEKIQLSSLIAAFQVTRDLIVTEA from the exons ATGGAGACCTCAGCGCAGCAGGAGCGGCAGCAGCCCGCGGCGGCCAAGATCAGAAACCTGCCCTG GGTTGAAAAGTACCGGCCACAGACACTGAATGATCTGATTTCTCATCAGGACATTTTGAGTACCA TTCAGAAATTTATTAGTGAAGACCGCCTGCCCCACCTGCTTCTCTATGGTCCTCCAGGGACGGGAAAGACCTCCACCATCCTAGCCTGTGCGAAACAGCTATACAAAGATAAGGAATTTGGCTCCATGGTCTTGGAG CTGAATGCTTCAGACGACCGAGGAATAGATATCGTTCGGGGGCCAATCCTGAGCTTTGCTAGCACAAGGACAATATTTAA GAAAGGCTTCAAACTAGTGATCCTGGATGAAGCTGACGCCATGACTCAAGACGCCCAGAATGCCTTGAGGAGAG TGATTGAGAAATTCACTGAGAATACCAGATTCTGCCTCATCTGTAACTACCTGTCAAAGATCATCCCCGCCCTGCAGTCCCGGTGTACAAGGTTCCGATTTGGCCCCCTGACTCCTGAACTCATGGTCCCCCGCCTGGAGCACGTCATAGAAGAAGAGAA AGTGGACCTAAGTGAGGACGGGATGAAGGCCCTCGTGACCCTTTCCAGCGGAGATATGCGAAGAGCTCTGAACATTCTGCAG AGCACCAACATGGCCTTCGGGAAGGTGACGGAGGAGACGGTCTACACCTGCACTGGGCACCCTCTCAAGTCCGACATTGCCAACATTCTGGACTGGATGTTGAATCAAGACTTCACCACAGCCTACAGAA AA TTGAAAACCCTGAAGGGGTTGGCGCTACAGGACATCCTGACAGAGATACACTTGTTCGTGCACAGGG TTGACTTTCCATCTTCAGTTCGAGTACATTTATTGACCAAAATGGCAGACATAGA GTACAGACTCTCTGTTGGCACCAACGAGAAGATTCAGCTGAGTTCCCTCATTGCCGCTTTCCAGGTCACCAGGGACCTGATTGTCACAGAGGCCTAA
- the RFC5 gene encoding replication factor C subunit 5 isoform X1, producing the protein METSAQQERQQPAAAKIRNLPWVEKYRPQTLNDLISHQDILSTIQKFISEDRLPHLLLYGPPGTGKTSTILACAKQLYKDKEFGSMVLELNASDDRGIDIVRGPILSFASTRTIFKKGFKLVILDEADAMTQDAQNALRRVIEKFTENTRFCLICNYLSKIIPALQSRCTRFRFGPLTPELMVPRLEHVIEEEKVDLSEDGMKALVTLSSGDMRRALNILQSTNMAFGKVTEETVYTCTGHPLKSDIANILDWMLNQDFTTAYRNIMELKTLKGLALQDILTEIHLFVHRVDFPSSVRVHLLTKMADIEYRLSVGTNEKIQLSSLIAAFQVTRDLIVTEA; encoded by the exons ATGGAGACCTCAGCGCAGCAGGAGCGGCAGCAGCCCGCGGCGGCCAAGATCAGAAACCTGCCCTG GGTTGAAAAGTACCGGCCACAGACACTGAATGATCTGATTTCTCATCAGGACATTTTGAGTACCA TTCAGAAATTTATTAGTGAAGACCGCCTGCCCCACCTGCTTCTCTATGGTCCTCCAGGGACGGGAAAGACCTCCACCATCCTAGCCTGTGCGAAACAGCTATACAAAGATAAGGAATTTGGCTCCATGGTCTTGGAG CTGAATGCTTCAGACGACCGAGGAATAGATATCGTTCGGGGGCCAATCCTGAGCTTTGCTAGCACAAGGACAATATTTAA GAAAGGCTTCAAACTAGTGATCCTGGATGAAGCTGACGCCATGACTCAAGACGCCCAGAATGCCTTGAGGAGAG TGATTGAGAAATTCACTGAGAATACCAGATTCTGCCTCATCTGTAACTACCTGTCAAAGATCATCCCCGCCCTGCAGTCCCGGTGTACAAGGTTCCGATTTGGCCCCCTGACTCCTGAACTCATGGTCCCCCGCCTGGAGCACGTCATAGAAGAAGAGAA AGTGGACCTAAGTGAGGACGGGATGAAGGCCCTCGTGACCCTTTCCAGCGGAGATATGCGAAGAGCTCTGAACATTCTGCAG AGCACCAACATGGCCTTCGGGAAGGTGACGGAGGAGACGGTCTACACCTGCACTGGGCACCCTCTCAAGTCCGACATTGCCAACATTCTGGACTGGATGTTGAATCAAGACTTCACCACAGCCTACAGAA ATATTATGGAGTTGAAAACCCTGAAGGGGTTGGCGCTACAGGACATCCTGACAGAGATACACTTGTTCGTGCACAGGG TTGACTTTCCATCTTCAGTTCGAGTACATTTATTGACCAAAATGGCAGACATAGA GTACAGACTCTCTGTTGGCACCAACGAGAAGATTCAGCTGAGTTCCCTCATTGCCGCTTTCCAGGTCACCAGGGACCTGATTGTCACAGAGGCCTAA